The sequence TCAATCTTCCGGCTGTGATCCGTAACCCTAATGGTGTTTTGCTCGATATTCTCGGCCGTTTCTTTTGTTTTAACGGAAACCGTAACCGGATTTTGAACAAAACTACTCAAAACTTCCCTTACTTTGCCGTCAATGGTCGCTGAGAAAAAAAGCGACTGACGCACTTTGGGAAGAAAGGAAATAATATTCTCGATGTCATGAATAAACCCAATATCAACCATACGATCCGCCTCATCAAGGACAACTGAACCAAAATCAAAAAGACTGAGATTTCTGGAACGAAGAAAATCTTGAATTCTCCCCGGCGTGCCGATGACAAAACTGGGATTCCTCCGAAGATCGTTCTTTTGCCTTGACATGTTCGCCCCTCCGATACAAAGCGCGCAGTCTATATTAAGACCTCTGGAAAAAGCGGAAAATTCATCCCTAATTTGGGTTGCCAGCTCGCGCGTTGGTGTCAATATTAAGATTTTCTGACTTCTGTCTTTTAAGACCTTATCTATAAGAGGGATTAAAAATGCCGCTGTTTTGCCTGTTCCGGTATTGGCGATTCCAACCAAATCTTTACCATTAAGGATCGGTTCAATGGCCTGATCCTGAATAGGAGTGGGTGATTTGTACCCTTTTTCAAAGATATTTCTTTTTAAGTCGGCAGAGATTGGAAAATCGGCAAAGGAGTGGGAGATAAGGTATTCCGGCTTTTTTTCATTGATTTCGGAATTGTTTATTAAATCAATCGGATTAAAGGCTTTTATCTTTCTTATCCCACGATTTTGACTGCCGTTAAACCGGTTAAAATTTTGTCTTTGGTATGCCTGTTTTCTAAGTTGTCCGTACATTTTTTAAATTTTAAAAGCAATTGAAAGAACAAAACTGCCTAAATAAGAAAGATATAAG comes from Patescibacteria group bacterium and encodes:
- a CDS encoding DEAD/DEAH box helicase, whose translation is MYGQLRKQAYQRQNFNRFNGSQNRGIRKIKAFNPIDLINNSEINEKKPEYLISHSFADFPISADLKRNIFEKGYKSPTPIQDQAIEPILNGKDLVGIANTGTGKTAAFLIPLIDKVLKDRSQKILILTPTRELATQIRDEFSAFSRGLNIDCALCIGGANMSRQKNDLRRNPSFVIGTPGRIQDFLRSRNLSLFDFGSVVLDEADRMVDIGFIHDIENIISFLPKVRQSLFFSATIDGKVREVLSSFVQNPVTVSVKTKETAENIEQNTIRVTDHSRKIDQLHDLLIKEGFEKVLVFGRTKHGVQKLSDELVRRGFKADAIHGNKRQNQRIKTLEKFKRSEIQILLATDVASRGLDIPNVSHVINYDLPESYEAYIHRIGRTGRLDKKGVALTFID